The Desulfobotulus mexicanus genome includes the window CTGTACCTGTCAAAAAATGGACCCATTACTTAAAAAAAACATCCTCCTGCCCTGCTTCAATTTTTTTCACTCCAAAATTCAGCCCTTCCCTGTGGTTATACTGGGTAATGGCAGAAACTTCCTACCTGCACCAATTCTTTTTCTTTCATAGGTGTTCAGAAAATCAGAAATCAAAAACAGAGAAACTGGCTGAAGCAAAAAAAACATGGGAGGAGATTTCATAATGAAAAATATTCGTATCAGTATGAAACTGACCGCAGGATTTCTAGCTGTTACTTCCATCGCCCTTGTCATAGGTCTGATGGGCTGGAATGCCATCGGCAAACTGGAAAAAGGAATCATCAACATGGCGGACAACCGCATTCCGGATTTACTGGCTTTAAGTAATCTGAACCGGGAACGCATGGCCGTCCGGGCACAGACACTGGATGTCTGGATTGAAGAGAATTCTGACCATGGGGTTGCGGTGGCCTCCTACCGCCGCATCCAGCAGCAGCGCAGGGCAAGCTGGGCTGAAGTAGACGAAGCCATGAAAACCCTCAAAAGCATCCCCAGGGCAATGCCCAGGGGCCGAGAACTCCTTGCAGCCGTTGAAAAAGAATATGAAGCATGGCGCAAGGTTTATGTGGAGCTGGACAGCCTGATAGACCGCTTCATCAACAGCAGAAATTCAGAAGAGCGTTCAGTCCTTTACCGTGAATACCGTGCAACAACGGACCGGATGATTCCTGTTTCCGAAGCCATGGGTGCGGCCCTTGAAGCACTCATTGAAAACAACAACACCAATACAGGCAGAATGGCTGCCGCACAGGTGGCACAGGCAGAACGCATGAAAGGAGTGATCCTGATTTTTATTGCACTGGGAATGGTGTCCGCCCTTGCCGTCAGCCTTCTTATCACCCGCAGTATTACAGACCCACTGAAAGAAACCGGCATAATTTTTAAGGCCATTTCCACAGGCGACATGACGTGCAGCGTACCCGCAGGACTGCTCAGAAGAAAAGATGAGCTGGGGGTCATGGGTAGCCGCATTAATGAAATGCTATCTTCCCTGAAAGAAGTTTTTTCCACCATGAACAATGGCGTCAGCACCATGGCTTCCTCTTCCACGGAACTTGCCGCCATATCCGAACAGACAAGTCAGGGAGCGGAAGAGTCCAGCTCCCGTGCTGAAACCGTAGCTGCGGCAGCCGAAGAAATGACCGTTTCCGCAAGAAACATGGCAGAAAAAATGGTTCATTCCTCAGAAAGTATCGGCAGTGTGGCCGTGGCCATGGAAGAGATGAGCAGTACCATTTCAGAAATTGCAGCGAGCACTGCCAAGGCCAGCAGGAGTACGGAAACATCCGTACAGGAAACAGAAGGCTTTGCCTCCATCATGGAAGAACTTGGTCAGGCAGCCAGAGAAATCGGCAGGGTCACGGAAGCCATCAGTGAAATATCCGAACAGACCAACCTCCTTGCCCTGAATGCCACCATCGAAGCGGCAAGGGCCGGAGAAGCAGGAAAAGGCTTTGCCGTGGTTGCCGGAGAAATCAAGATCCTGGCCCAGCAGACAGCGTCTGCCACGGGAGATATTCGCCAGCGCATTGATGGTATACAGCAGGTTTCCCAGAAAGCCCTTACGGATGTGCAGAACATTGTATCAAGCATACGGGGAGTCAATGAAATTGTGACAGGCATTGCCTCAGCAACGGAAGAACAATCCGCTGCCATTCATGAAGTAAAAAGCAGCCTTTCCAGAGCTTCTGCCATGGTCAATGAGGCGGATACTCAGAGTACAGAAATGACTTCTGTATCCGAAGAAATTGCCAAAGACATGGCTTCGGTCAGCATGGCTGCCATAGAGGTAAAAAGTGCCAGCAGTCAGGTCCTGCAGACGGTGCAGGAACTTTCAGGGCTTTCCGAAGAAATCCGTACCATGATGATGCGCTTTAAACTTTGAACCATCACCCCTGCACTCAGGCGAACTAGCTTCAGTACATTGAACAAATCCAGTTTATGGCCTGTGTGCAGGGCAAAGCCCCGACCCTTCTGGCTTCGAGAACCTCAGCCAGCACCCGAAAGGAGAGGGGAAAAAAACAGCCATCCCCCAAGGCCCCCTCTCCCCCACCGTTTTTTGCAGTCACATTTTTCAGAAAGGAAAC containing:
- a CDS encoding methyl-accepting chemotaxis protein, yielding MKNIRISMKLTAGFLAVTSIALVIGLMGWNAIGKLEKGIINMADNRIPDLLALSNLNRERMAVRAQTLDVWIEENSDHGVAVASYRRIQQQRRASWAEVDEAMKTLKSIPRAMPRGRELLAAVEKEYEAWRKVYVELDSLIDRFINSRNSEERSVLYREYRATTDRMIPVSEAMGAALEALIENNNTNTGRMAAAQVAQAERMKGVILIFIALGMVSALAVSLLITRSITDPLKETGIIFKAISTGDMTCSVPAGLLRRKDELGVMGSRINEMLSSLKEVFSTMNNGVSTMASSSTELAAISEQTSQGAEESSSRAETVAAAAEEMTVSARNMAEKMVHSSESIGSVAVAMEEMSSTISEIAASTAKASRSTETSVQETEGFASIMEELGQAAREIGRVTEAISEISEQTNLLALNATIEAARAGEAGKGFAVVAGEIKILAQQTASATGDIRQRIDGIQQVSQKALTDVQNIVSSIRGVNEIVTGIASATEEQSAAIHEVKSSLSRASAMVNEADTQSTEMTSVSEEIAKDMASVSMAAIEVKSASSQVLQTVQELSGLSEEIRTMMMRFKL